A region of Fusarium keratoplasticum isolate Fu6.1 chromosome 6, whole genome shotgun sequence DNA encodes the following proteins:
- a CDS encoding Glycosidase, whose product MLRSLAVAALLGAASVSAQTVKCTANSKCPKESPCCSTYGECGVGAYCLGGCDPTMSFSLDSCVPAPVCEDRTMKMNSLDRITDISKYLGDSSKSDWVAQGEPAIFKDNVLLTMPKDSVGTLLSSTVYMWYGNVKARFKTSRGRGVVTAFILFSDVKDEIDYEFVGVDLETAQTNYYFQGITNYENSENITLSDTFENFHEYEIRWTPEKIEWYIDGKLGRTKEKKETWNATSQNFEFPQTPSRVQLSLWPGGKETNAEGTRAWAGGTIDWEAPDIQNNGYFYATFSDVEIECFNSPTAPGTNKGKSYWYNNVRGTNDTIVDGDKDHIIASLQATGTDMDKGKKKVTKPKEEDKDKDEDKDKDDDKDKDKDKDKDEDDDDNEPATIPGGSSGAPANEHSEDKDSSKDSGSSSGSGSGSSSGGSGSSSGSDSSDDSSSDTPADTTNCDTSSFNQECGSSSSSSSSESSSSDSGKGSNAGSRNGASAFAILIAGCALYWL is encoded by the exons ATGTTGCGATCTCTTGCTGTGGCTGCCCTCTTGGGCGCCGCTTCGGTCAGCGCTCAAACCGTCAAGTGCACCGCCAACAGCAAGTGTCCCAAGGAATCTCCTTGCTGCTCCA CCTATGGTGAATGCGGTGTTGGCGCATACTGCCTCGGTGGTTGTGACCCTACCATGTCCTTCTCCCTCGACTCTTGCGTTCCCGCCCCCGTCTGCGAGGACCGcacgatgaagatgaactCGCTTGATCGCATCACCGACATCAGCAAGTACCTCGGTGACTCCTCCAAGAGCGACTGGGTTGCCCAGGGCGAGCCCGCAATCTTCAAGGACAATGTGCTCCTCACCATGCCCAAGGACAGTGTCGGCACTCTCCTGTCCTCCACCGTCTACATGTGGTACGGCAATGTCAAGGCTCGCTTCAAGACCAGCCGCGGTCGTGGTGTCGTTACTGCCTTTATCCTGTTCTCTGACGTAAAGGATGAGATCGACTACGAATTTGTCGGTGTCGACCTCGAGACTGCCCAGACCAACTATTACTTCCAGGGCATTACCAACT ACGAGAACTCGGAGAACATCACCCTGTCTGACACCTTTGAGAACTTCCATGAGTACGAGATCCGCTGGACTCCCGAAAAGATTGAGTGGTACATCGATGGCAAGCTCGGCCgcaccaaggagaagaaggagaccTGGAACGCGACCTCGCAGAACTTTGAGTTCCCCCAGACTCCCTCCCGTGTGCAGCTCTCCCTCTGGCCTGGCGGCAAGGAGACGAACGCCGAGGGTACGAGGGCCTGGGCTGGTGGTACCATTGACTGGGAGGCTCCCGATATCCAGAACAACGGATACTTCTATGCCACCTTCTCCGATGTCGAGATTGAGTGCTTCAACTCTCCCACCGCGCCCGGCACTAACAAGGGCAAGAGTTACTGGTACAACAATGTTCGCGGCACCAACGACACCATTGTCGATGGTGACAAGGACCACATCATTGCTTCTCTCCAGGCTACCGGTACCGACatggacaagggcaagaagaaggtgaccaagcccaaggaggaggacaaggacaaagatGAGGATAAGGATAAGGATGATGACAAGGATAAGGATaaagacaaggacaaggacgaggatgacgacgacaacgagcCTGCCACCATTCCCGGTGGTAGCAGCGGAGCTCCTGCCAACGAGCACAGCGAGGACAAGGATAGCTCCAAGGACTCTGGCTCTAGCTCTGGATCTGGTtccggctccagctctgGTGGTTCTGGCAGCAGCTCAGGCAGCGACTCGAGCGACGACTCGAGCAGCGACACGCCTGCTGACACCACCAACTGTGATAcgagcagcttcaaccaGGAGTGTGGtagctccagctccagctccagctcggAAAGCTCTAGCTCCGACTCGGGCAAGGGCTCCAACGCTGGCTCGAGGAACGGTGCCAGCGCCTTCGCAATCCTCATTGCTGGCTGCGCTCTGTACTGGCTATGA
- a CDS encoding NAD(P)-bd-dom domain-containing protein has translation MSKTIAFFGATGGCGLSALKLAVANNHTCVALCRNPDKLSTLFPSKPANLVAIKGNAHDAEAVASCLINPADPSRLVDIVCFTIGSVFSFAKLTTEDPNVCEKAMDALFKALDTLRQQGKTGRPLLAVISTTGISKFQRDVPIAFLPLYKALHVPHEDKRVMEERLQAGSERWVAVRPSLLVDGAVPDRKIRVGIEDPVKGVEVKEFGYTISREDVGRWMYENLIVGETEKYEGKAVGITW, from the coding sequence ATGTCCAAGACCATCGCCTTCTTTGGTGCTACTGGCGGCTGCGGCCTCTCAgccctcaagctcgccgtAGCCAACAACCACACCTGTGTTGCCCTTTGCCGCAACCCAGACAAGCTCTCGACTCTCTTCCCTTCCAAGCCGGCCAAtctcgtcgccatcaaggGTAACGCCCATGACGCAGAAGCTGTGGCGTCCTGCCTCATAAACCCGGCTGATCCATCCCGTCTTGTCGATATTGTGTGCTTCACTATCGGTAGTGTATTCAGCTTTGCAAAGCTCACCACTGAGGACCCGAATGTTTGCGAGAAGGCCATGGACGCCCTCTTCAAAGCTCTTGACACCCTCCGCCAGCAAGGCAAGACCGGCAGGCCTCTCCTCGCCGTGATCAGCACGACAGGAATCTCCAAGTTCCAACGCGACGTACCCATCGCATTTCTTCCTCTGTACAAGGCACTGCACGTGCCTCACGAGGACAAGAGGGTCATGGAGGAGCGACTGCAGGCCGGCTCCGAGCGGTGGGTGGCCGTGCGGCCGAGCCTGCTCGTCGACGGGGCCGTGCCGGACCGCAAGATCCGCGTGGGCATTGAGGATCCCGTCAAGGGTGTCGAGGTTAAGGAGTTTGGATATACTATCTCGAGGGAGGATGTGGGACGGTGGATGTATGAGAACTTGATTGTTGGGGAGACGGAAAAGTATGAGGGCAAGGCGGTTGGAATTACATGGTAG
- a CDS encoding Abhydrolase-2 domain-containing protein: MSSQIPSVGFHPANPGEHTHTVIFLHGEDETARLCAQRFGRLTGSCGQTLRQEFPTIRWVFPTAPSANGWFPVRFRDEPTTDQHLQAEGLGIAVMRLRSVIHREAETLGRRYHRIVIAGFSQGASVAVLTLLNFKFPGHLQGFPRLGGLFCVAGRLPFAGRDLEQIRTLLDLPGKPTNNLVVSHTPILVQHNHDDQDTLVRHGCQNYDGLDFVGANPIWREYLCGGHWFNRPAGVDDLVAFLGTALGIGRWGQNRGDVIWSGRLPMPSQAEVAAYFGKTVGEDEW; this comes from the coding sequence ATGAGTTCTCAGATCCCCTCTGTCGGCTTCCACCCCGCCAACCCAGGCGAGCACACCCACActgtcatcttcctccacgGCGAAGACGAGACGGCCCGTCTCTGTGCTCAGCGTTTCGGCAGACTCACCGGTTCGTGTGGTCAAACTTTGAGACAGGAGTTTCCCACCATTCGCTGGGTCTTTCCCACTGCCCCGAGCGCCAACGGGTGGTTCCCTGTCCGGTTTAGAGATGAACCTACTACCGACCAGCATCTTCAGGCCGAGGGCCTTGGCATTGCCGTTATGCGTCTTCGATCCGTCATCCACAGAGAGGCCGAGACCCTGGGGCGTAGATACCATCGAATTGTCATCGCGGGCTTCAGCCAGGGTGCCAGCGTTGCAGTCCTCACCCTGCTCAACTTCAAGTTCCCCGGACACCTCCAAGGCTTCCCTCGCCTCGGCGGTCTCTTTTGCGTTGCAGGACGTCTGCCCTTCGCCGGCCGTGATCTGGAGCAGATCCGAACCCTTCTCGACCTCCCCGGCAAGCCCACCAACAACTTGGTTGTCTCTCACACTCCCATCCTCGTCCAGCACAACCACGACGACCAAGACACCCTCGTCCGACACGGCTGCCAGAACTACGACGGGCTGGACTTTGTTGGCGCCAACCCCATCTGGCGCGAGTACCTCTGTGGTGGACACTGGTTCAACAGGCCCGCTGGagttgatgaccttgtcgcctTCCTCGGAACGGCTCTCGGGATTGGACGCTGGGGACAAAACCGGGGCGATGTGATCTGGTCTGGTCGACTTCCGATGCCCTCGCAGGCCGAGGTTGCCGCCTACTTTGGCAAGACCGTTGGTGAAGATGAATGGTGA
- a CDS encoding DNA repair protein RAD5: protein MSFNDSQEPPAKKRRFFVDPSEPSSDPALPSNLDSSPLQPRRRFFKDEDDDVKLEQDDRNVLVERSANGTSQQSQPPPPSDLQQESSSVSFDQETFEAFIGDKVSSDVLSAIRDHCGNNLERAVNMYFDGTYKKFAKKPPLPTSSRPTAASSSRSPSAITERPKATISQKRMPNFRYIGAFGAEGWATRSGTNLLKHGDIVKIERHRPQPPQPAKVKGKFGSVTPSRANNFASRRVDIVVRFTTQNGTEIGRLSKDTAKWVSTLIDQKVCKFEGTCVYIPERLRTSDTVFLQLRCFILKSAFFDRSFQLADDRSAVFFEQNETTDEKNLRLRQFALVKLFEEINLQPTVTNAAAKDGRKGLLHAAEQDEEKQKDLKKTTTNGKEVHSSNSSDTEEGEELEQDQLDALYKKAQSFDFSTPEAEPAETFAMDLRPYQKQALHWMMAKEKDEKSNREPSMHPLWEEYTWPLKDVDDKDLPPVEGQPNFYVNPYSGDLSLDFPVQEQHCLGGILADEMGLGKTIQMLSLVHTHRSEVAHQARQSASGISSVNQLTRLGMNSESVLPAPCTTLVVAPMSLLSQWQSEAEKASKEGTMKIELYYGNEKSNNLQALCCASNAASAPDIVITSYGVVLSEFSSIAAKNGDKSFHNGLFSLKFFRVILDEAHHIKNRSSKTAKACYEISADHRWALTGTPIVNKLEDLFSLVRFLGVEPWNNFSFWRTFITVPFETGEFVRALDVVQTVLEPLVLRRTKDMKTPDGKPLVLLPPKQIEIVNVELSETERGVYDYIFNKAKRTFSQNVEAGTVMKAFTTIFAQILRLRQSCCHPILVRNRDIVADEVEAEAASDAVSGLADDMDLESLITSFTAVTDEASKDNNQVFGAHALEQIRDEAENECPLCFEEPMNDQTVTGCWHSACKKCLLDYIKHETDRAVMPRCFNCREPLNQRDLFEVVRHDDDPDKVSKKPKISLQRVGVNASSAKVVALMSELRALRREHPRMKSVVFSQFTSFLSLIEPALTRANVKYLRLDGSMAQKARAAVLTEFTERKGFTVLLLSLRAGGVGLNLTSAGRVFMMDPWWSFAVEAQAIDRVHRMGQESEVQVKRFVVKESVEERMLKVQERKKFIATSLGMMNDEEKKLQRIEDIKELLKIKKEVNDDKVDLGQQETRVEDKCQTTRASDVEAEVGFEDRDVCDNEQDLDGGYDSDDEGHLCSLLLYFISKIVLHHLTESSKANNMDRFAEQFFGRPERDGNSRARPPENTSFMETFAKNLAKSAARSAAKRAMGESSGNRTRDRTRGGVGAGGVGEINLEDFRGLGSFVLGMLNGGNDDGRKGEERKKDKKRKRDRDRDRGGHRSRGFEDEGDRYASDKERRKKKRHRVTFAEPYYEFQGETYPPPYEPEPQYEPDPREHRRSSHRHHRRDSREREEREERRRRRRQRRYRRELDLKTLKTELEAMSSTIISLNARGAKHRDCEFYDRFVRKGGRLQDVIGSTLGQIRGLEEGGGDDRKRRHRER from the exons ATGAGCTTCAACGATTCTCAAGAGCCTCCCGCAAAGAAGCGCAGGTTCTTTGTGGACCCTTCAGAGCCCTCTTCTGATCCAGCATTACCAAGCAACCTCGACTCGTCCCCGCTACAGCCACGAAGACGTTTTTTCaaggacgaagatgatgatgtcaaGCTAGAACAAGATGATAGGAACGTCCTTGTCGAACGATCCGCAAATGGAACATCACAGCAATCacaacctccacctccaTCCGACCTACAGCAAGAGTCGTCCTCCGTATCCTTCGATCAGGAGACCTTTGAGGCCTTCATTGGCGATAAAGTCAGCTCCGATGTTCTCTCCGCTATCAGGGACCATTGCGGAAACAACCTCGAACGAGCCGTCAACATGTACTTTGACGGGACGTACAAAAAGTTCGCCAAGAAGCCACCATTGCCGACCTCGTCAAGACCTACAGCTGCGAGCTCGAGTCGCTCCCCAAGCGCCATCACAGAACGCCCAAAAGCTACGATCTCACAAAAGCGAATGCCAAATTTTCGATACATAGGAGCATTTGGTGCTGAAGGATGGGCCACTCGAAGCGGAACCAACCTCCTTAAGCATGGCGATATTGTCAAGATCGAGCGACACAGGCCCCAGCCACCACAACCGGCAAAGGTCAAAGGGAAATTTGGCTCTGTCACACCATCAAGAGCCAATAATTTTGCTTCACGGCGGGTTGATATTGTTGTGCGCTTCACGACACAGAACGGGACGGAAATTGGACGACTGTCAAAGGACACCGCGAAGTGGGTGTCGACACTGATCGACCAGAAGGTCTGCAAGTTTGAAGGAACCTGCGTCTACATCCCTGAGAGACTTCGGACAAGCGATACCGTGTTTCTGCAACTACGATGCTTCATACTCAAGTCGGCCTTTTTTGATCGCTCCTTTCAGCTGGCTGACGACCGGTCGGCCGTTTTCTTTGAGCAAAACGAGACAACCGATGAGAAGAATCTTCGGCTACGGCAGTTTGCTCTAGTGAAACTCTTTGAGGAAATCAATTTGCAGCCAACCGTAACAAATGCTGCTGCGAAGGACGGTCGTAAGGGACTCCTTCATGCTGCTGAGcaagacgaggagaagcagaaagACCTCAAAAAGACAACCACCAATGGAAAAGAAGTCCACTCATCAAATTCGTCAGACacggaagagggagaggagctggagcaggatCAACTCGATGCACTCTACAAGAAGGCGCAATCTTTCGACTTCAGCACCCCTGAAGCGGAACCGGCAGAGACTTTCGCTATGGATCTTCGTCCATACCAAAAGCAAGCGCTGCACtggatgatggccaaggagaaagatgaaaagagCAACAGAGAGCCATCGATGCATCCGCTCTGGGAGGAATACACTTGGCCTCTCAAGGAtgtcgacgacaaggacctACCGCCAGTTGAGGGACAGCCCAACTTTTATGTCAATCCGTATTCTGGTGATCTCTCCCTCGACTTTCCGGTTCAAGAGCAGCACTGTCTTGGTGGCATTCTCGCTGATGAGATGGGACTTGGAAAGACGATTCAGATGTTGAGTCTGGTTCACACACACCGATCAGAGGTTGCTCATCAGGCTCGCCAATCCGCTAGTGGCATCTCCAGTGTGAACCAACTTACAAGACTGGGCATGAACTCCGAGTCTGTTCTTCCAGCGCCCTGCACAACGCTTGTCGTTGCGCCCATGTCACTACTATCGCAGTGGCAGAGCGAGGCAGAGAAGGCCTCCAAGGAGGGGACGATGAAGATTGAACTATACTACGGCAACGAAAAAAGCAACAACCTTCAAGCACTCTGCTGTGCATCCAATGCAGCCAGCGCGCCAGACATAGTTATCACTAGTTACGGCGTGGTATTGTCTGAGTTTAGCAGCATCGCTGCAAAGAATGGCGACAAGTCATTCCACAACGGCCTTTTCTCACTCAAGTTTTTCCGAGTAATTCTTGACGAAGCTCATCACATCAAGAACAGATCAtccaagacagccaaggccTGCTACGAGATCTCAGCTGACCACCGCTGGGCTTTGACCGGAACACCCATTGTCAACAAATTGGAAGACTTGTTTAGCTTGGTCAGATTCCTAGGCGTGGAGCCTTGGAACAACTTCTCATTCTGGCGGACGTTTATCACAGTGCCCTTTGAAACTGGAGAGTTCGTTCGGGCTTTGGATGTGGTGCAAACAGTGTTGGAGCCTCTTGTGCTTCGGCGCACAAAAGACATGAAGACACCCGACGGCAAGCCTCTTGTGCTTCTACCACCTAAGCAGATTGAGATTGTCAACGTGGAACTGTCGGAGACGGAGCGAGGCGTTTATGACTACATCTTTAACAAGGCGAAGCGGACGTTCTCGCAAAACGTCGAGGCTGGCACCGTCATGAAGGCAttcaccaccatctttgcGCAGATTCTGCGTCTTCGCCAGTCCTGTTGCCATCCTATTCTAGTCCGCAACCGTGATATCGTGGCGGACGAGGTAGAAGCCGAGGCAGCTTCCGACGCAGTCTCTGGTCTTGCTGACGATATGGATCTCGAGTCACTCATCACCTCGTTCACTGCGGTGACGGATGAAGCATCGAAAGATAACAACCAGGTCTTTGGCGCCCATGCGTTGGAGCAGATTCGCGACGAGGCGGAAAACGAGTGTCCGCTCTGCTTTGAAGAGCCGATGAATGACCAGACAGTCACTGGATGCTGGCACTCTGCTTGCAAGAAGTGTTTGCTAGACTACATCAAGCATGAAACTGACAGGGCAGTTATGCCTCGATGTTTCAACTGCCGGGAGCCCCTCAACCAGCGGGATCTGTTTGAGGTTGTCCGGCATGACGACGACCCTGACAAGGTCTCGAAGAAACCCAAAATTAGCCTACAGCGTGTGGGTGTCAACGCTTCGTCAGCAAAGGTTGTGGCGCTCATGTCAGAACTACGTGCGCTACGGAGAGAACATCCCAGGATGAAATCTGTGGTGTTTTCACAGTTCACTTCGTttctcagcctcatcgaGCCAGCCCTGACACGGGCAAATGTCAAATATCTACGACTTGACGGATCGATGGCCCAGAAGGCTCGAGCGGCAGTCCTGACAGAGTTTACCGAGAGGAAAGGCTTCACTGTTCTGCTGCTCAGTTTGCGTGCGGGTGGTGTAGGACTCAACTTGACGAGCGCAGGGCGAGTCTTCATGATGGACCCCTGGTGGAGTTTTGCGGTTGAGGCTCAGGCCATCGATCGGGTGCACAGAATGGGACAAGAGTCGGAAGTACAGGTGAAGAGGTTTGTGGTCAAGGAAAGTGTCGAGGAGCGGATGCTCAAGGTTCAAGAGCGGAAGAAGTTCAT TGCGACCTCGCTGGGTATGATGAACGACGAAGAAAAGAAGCTGCAACGTATTGAGGACATCAAGGAGTTGTTGA AGATCAAGAAAGAggtcaacgacgacaaggtcgacCTCGGACAACAAGAGACTCGGGTTGAGGACAAGTGTCAGACCACTAGAGCGTCTGACGTCGAAGCAGAGGTTGGCTTTGAAGACAGGGACGTCTGTGATAACGAGCAGGATCTAGACGGCGGATACGACAGTGACGACGAGGGACATCTTTGCTCTCTGTTACTCTACTTTATTTCAAAGATTGTTCTTCACCACCTGACAGAATCGTCCAAAGCAAACAACATGGACCGCTTCGCCGAGCAATTCTTTGGCCGCCCAGAGCGCGACGGCAATTCACGAGCTCGACCCCCCGAGAATACAAGCTTCATGGAGACGTTTGCAAAGAACCTGGCAAAGTCGGCTGCCAGGTCAGCTGCCAAGCGTGCCATGGGCGAGTCCTCTGGTAATCGCACCCGCGACCGTACTCGTGGCGGTGTTGGTGCCGGCGGCGTTGGCGAGATCAACCTCGAGGACTTTCGGGGTCTGGGTAGCTTCGTGCTTGGGATGTTGAACGGAGGGAATGATGATGGACGGAAGGgtgaggagaggaagaaggacaagaagagaaagagggaTAGAGACAGGGATAGGGGTGGACATAGAAGCAGGGGGttcgaggatgaaggagaCAGATACGCCTCCGACAAGGAGAgacgcaagaagaagcgccaCCGAGTCACCTTTGCAGAGCCCTACTACGAGTTTCAAGGCGAAACATACCCCCCTCCCTACGAACCCGAACCCCAATACGAGCCAGACCCTCGAGAGCATCGCCGCTCCTCGCACCGCCATCACCGACGCGACTCCCGCGAGCGAGAAGAACGCGAGGAGCGCAGACGTCGACGGCGCCAGCGACGATACCGCCGTGAGctagacctcaagacgctcAAGAcggagctcgaggccatgtccagcaccatcatctcgctGAATGCCCGGGGTGCCAAGCACCGCGACTGTGAGTTTTATGATCGCTTCGTTCGCAAGGGGGGTAGGCTTCAGGATGTCATTGGGAGCACTCTGGGACAGATCCGTGGGCTTGAGGAGGGGGGTGGTGATGATAGGAAGAGGAGACACAGGGAGAGGTAG
- a CDS encoding 30s ribosomal protein s6 (30s ribosomal protein s6 [Fusarium avenaceum]), which translates to MNRHVIAKMLYELIAIVRPGNLSEVKEIAQTVGSLVLKNGGVVRGLANWGVFSLPKPISVHQMKHTHGHYFVMRYDAASKVHQDVRNTLRLEPRMIRAAHVKLGDGKLETLARFGPPKWKTTGSEA; encoded by the exons ATGAACAGAC AtgtcatcgccaagatgctcTACGAACTCATTGCAATT GTCCGACCGGGCAACCTCTCCGAGGTGAAAGA AATCGCCCAGACTGTCGGCTCCCTCGTCCTCAAGAATGGCGGCGTCGTGCGCGGCCTCGCCAACTGGGGcgtcttctctctccccAAGCCCATCTCGGTGCATCAGATGAAGCACACCCACGGCCACTACTTCGTCATGCGATACGACGCCGCCTCCAAGGTGCACCAGGACGTCCGCAATACCCTGCGACTCGAGCCCCGTATGATCCGCGCCGCCCACGTCAAGCTCGGCGACGGTAAGCTGGAGACGCTGGCGAGATTCGGACCGCCCAAGTGGAAGACGACAGGTAGCGAGGCATAG
- a CDS encoding Defective in cullin neddylation protein: MPPPSSAQQKVLIAQFVSLTGATERQATRFLKNASFKMNEAVDTYFSSDGNGKGPSPVEAKLESLFDQLQDSDDEKDKLELDSTMAYLTEKLKINIENAELLVVLELLQAPSVGMITRRGYVDGWKNTGVGASHQEHAAHLRRLISSLSSDPALFKKVYRYAFVAGREPDQKALGLENALVYWDILFASPGVEWKTANHDWLDLWKSFLNAKWTRSVNKDMWNMTLEFAVKSLSDESLSFWNEDGAWPSVIDDFVEWCREKGIGKADGMDVDDN; encoded by the exons ATGCCGCCGCCGTCTTCCGCCCAGCAGAAGGTGCTCATCGCCCAGTTTGTATCCTTGACTGGTGCCACAGAGCGTCAGGCTACTCGT TTCCTCAAGAATGCAAGCTTCAAGATGAACGAAGCCGTCGATAC GTACTTCTCTTCGGACGGAAATGGCAAGGGACCATCACCAGTCGAGGCCAAGTTGGAATCCTTATTCGACCAACTGCAGG ACAGTGACGATGAGAAGGACAAGTTGGAGCTTGACTCCACTATGGCTTACCTCactgagaagctcaagatcaaCATCGAGAACGCAGAACTGCTTGTGGTCCTGGAACTTCTCCAGGCACCCTCAGTGGGAATGATTACCAGGAGGGGATatgttgatggatggaaaAACACTGG AGTTGGAGCATCACACCAGGAGCATGCTGCCCATCTTCGACGACTGATTTCATCCCTCTCCTCCGACCCCGCCTTGTTCAAGAAGGTATATCGGTACGCTTTCGTTGCAGGACGCGAACCCGACCAGAAGGCCCTCGGCCTGGAGAACGCCCTCGTTTACTGGGACATCTTGTTTGCCTCTCCCGGAGTGGAGTGGAAGACTGCGAATCACGACTGGCTGGACCTGTGGAAGTCCTTCCTCAATGCAAAGTGGACCCGGTCTGTCAACAAGGATATGTGGAATATGACGCTCGAGTTTGCCGTCAAGTCTCTGTCAGACGAGTCACTATCTTTCTGGAACGAGGACGGTGCGTGGCCAAGTGTCATTGATGACTTTGTCGAATGGTGCCGCGAGAAGGGTATCGGTAAGGCCGACGGCATGGATGTCGACGACAATTGA